In the Streptomyces formicae genome, one interval contains:
- the rplV gene encoding 50S ribosomal protein L22 — protein sequence MEARAQARYIRVTPMKARRVVDLIRGMDATEAQAVLRFAPQAASVPVGKVLDSAIANAAHNYDHSDASSLVISEAYVDEGPTLKRFRPRAQGRAYRIRKRTSHITVVVSSKEGTR from the coding sequence ATGGAAGCCAGGGCCCAGGCGCGGTACATCCGCGTCACGCCCATGAAGGCCCGCCGCGTGGTGGACCTCATCCGTGGCATGGATGCCACGGAGGCTCAGGCGGTCCTGCGTTTCGCCCCGCAGGCCGCGAGCGTGCCGGTCGGCAAGGTGCTGGACAGCGCCATTGCCAACGCCGCGCACAACTACGACCACTCTGACGCCTCTTCGCTGGTCATCAGCGAGGCGTACGTGGATGAGGGCCCGACCCTGAAGCGGTTCCGTCCGCGTGCCCAGGGCCGTGCCTACCGGATCCGTAAGCGGACCAGCCACATCACCGTGGTCGTCAGCAGCAAGGAAGGAACCCGGTAA
- the rpsQ gene encoding 30S ribosomal protein S17, translated as MSENNVTETKTDRGFRKTRQGLVVSDKMDKTVVVAVEDRVTHALYGKVIRRTNKLKAHDEQNAAGVGDRVLLMETRPLSATKRWRIVEILEKAK; from the coding sequence ATGAGCGAGAACAACGTGACTGAGACGAAGACCGACCGCGGCTTCCGCAAGACCCGTCAGGGTCTGGTCGTCAGCGACAAGATGGACAAGACCGTCGTCGTCGCTGTCGAGGACCGCGTGACGCACGCGCTGTACGGCAAGGTCATCCGCCGTACGAACAAGCTCAAGGCGCACGACGAGCAGAACGCTGCCGGCGTCGGCGACCGCGTCCTCCTGATGGAGACGCGTCCGCTGTCGGCGACCAAGCGCTGGCGCATCGTCGAGATCCTCGAGAAGGCCAAGTAG
- the rplF gene encoding 50S ribosomal protein L6: MSRIGKLPITVPAGVDVTIDGQTVAVKGPKGSLSHTVVAPIEIAKGEDGVLNVTRPNDERQNKALHGLSRTLVANMITGVTQGYVKKLEISGVGYRVLAKGSNLEFSLGYSHPILIEAPEGISFKVESATKFSVEGIDKQKVGEVAANIRKLRKPDPYKAKGVKYEGEVIRRKVGKAGK, translated from the coding sequence ATGTCGCGTATTGGCAAGCTCCCCATCACGGTTCCCGCCGGCGTGGACGTCACCATCGACGGCCAGACGGTCGCGGTCAAGGGCCCCAAGGGTTCCCTGAGCCACACCGTCGTCGCGCCGATCGAGATCGCTAAGGGTGAGGACGGCGTTCTGAACGTCACCCGCCCGAACGACGAGCGTCAGAACAAGGCCCTGCACGGCCTGTCCCGCACGCTGGTGGCGAACATGATCACCGGCGTGACCCAGGGTTACGTGAAGAAGCTCGAAATCAGCGGTGTCGGTTACCGCGTCCTGGCGAAGGGCTCCAACCTGGAGTTCTCGCTCGGCTACAGCCACCCGATCCTGATCGAGGCGCCCGAGGGCATCTCCTTCAAGGTCGAATCGGCGACCAAGTTCTCGGTCGAGGGCATCGACAAGCAGAAGGTCGGCGAGGTTGCGGCCAACATCCGCAAGCTGCGCAAGCCCGACCCGTACAAGGCCAAGGGCGTCAAGTACGAAGGCGAAGTCATCCGCCGCAAGGTCGGAAAGGCGGGTAAGTAA
- the rpsE gene encoding 30S ribosomal protein S5 — MAGPQRRGGGAGGGERRDRKGRDGGAAAEKTAYVERVVAINRVAKVVKGGRRFSFTALVVVGDGDGTVGVGYGKAKEVPAAIAKGVEEAKKHFFKVPRIQGTIPHPIQGEKAAGVVLLKPASPGTGVIAGGPVRAVLECAGVHDILSKSLGSDNAINIVHATVAALKGLQRPEEIAARRGLPLEDVAPAALLRARAGAGA, encoded by the coding sequence ATGGCTGGACCCCAGCGCCGCGGTGGCGGTGCCGGTGGCGGCGAGCGGCGGGACCGGAAGGGTCGCGACGGTGGCGCTGCCGCCGAGAAGACCGCATACGTTGAGCGCGTTGTCGCGATCAACCGTGTCGCCAAGGTTGTGAAGGGTGGTCGTCGCTTCAGCTTCACTGCGCTCGTCGTAGTGGGCGACGGTGACGGCACCGTGGGTGTCGGTTACGGCAAGGCCAAGGAGGTGCCGGCCGCCATCGCCAAGGGTGTTGAGGAGGCCAAGAAGCACTTCTTCAAGGTCCCCCGTATCCAGGGCACCATCCCGCACCCGATCCAGGGCGAGAAGGCCGCGGGCGTCGTCCTGCTCAAGCCTGCTTCCCCCGGTACCGGTGTTATCGCCGGTGGCCCGGTGCGTGCCGTGCTCGAGTGCGCCGGCGTTCACGACATCCTGTCGAAGTCCCTGGGCTCCGACAACGCGATCAACATCGTGCACGCGACCGTGGCGGCCCTCAAGGGCCTGCAGCGTCCCGAGGAGATCGCGGCTCGCCGTGGTCTGCCCCTCGAGGACGTCGCCCCCGCGGCTCTCCTTCGTGCACGTGCCGGGGCGGGTGCGTAA
- the rplN gene encoding 50S ribosomal protein L14 — MIQQESRLRVADNTGAKEILTIRVLGGSGRRYAGIGDVIVATVKDAIPGGNVKKGDVVKAVIVRTVKERRRPDGSYIRFDENAAVILKNDGDPRGTRIFGPVGRELREKKFMKIISLAPEVL, encoded by the coding sequence GTGATCCAGCAGGAGTCGCGACTGCGCGTCGCCGACAACACGGGTGCGAAGGAAATTCTCACCATCCGTGTTCTCGGTGGCTCGGGTCGCCGCTACGCGGGCATCGGTGACGTCATCGTCGCCACCGTCAAGGACGCGATCCCCGGTGGCAACGTGAAGAAGGGTGACGTCGTCAAGGCGGTCATCGTTCGCACCGTCAAGGAGCGCCGCCGCCCGGACGGCTCGTACATCCGCTTCGACGAGAACGCCGCCGTCATTCTGAAGAACGACGGCGACCCTCGCGGCACCCGTATCTTCGGCCCCGTCGGCCGTGAGCTGCGCGAGAAGAAGTTCATGAAGATCATCTCGCTCGCGCCGGAGGTGCTGTAA
- a CDS encoding type Z 30S ribosomal protein S14 → MAKKALIAKAARKPKFGVRAYTRCQRCGRPHSVYRKFGLCRVCLREMAHRGELPGVTKSSW, encoded by the coding sequence ATGGCGAAGAAGGCTCTCATTGCCAAGGCTGCTCGTAAGCCCAAGTTCGGTGTGCGCGCGTACACCCGCTGCCAGCGCTGCGGCCGTCCGCACTCCGTGTACCGCAAGTTCGGCCTGTGCCGCGTGTGCCTTCGTGAGATGGCTCACCGTGGCGAGCTGCCGGGCGTGACCAAGAGCTCCTGGTAG
- the map gene encoding type I methionyl aminopeptidase has protein sequence MVQIKTPEQIAKMREAGLVVAAVHAATREAAVPGATTKDLDDVARKVIAEHGAKSNFLGYGGFPATICTSVNEVVVHGIPDEKTVLKDGDIISIDAGAIIDGWHGDAAYTAFVGTGHAPELIELSRVTEESMWAGLAAMKQGNRLVDISRAIETYIRRQPKPGGGKYGIVEDYGGHGIGTEMHMDPHLLNYVERRRGKGPKLVPGFCLAIEPMVSLGTPRTEVLEDDWTVITTDGTWSSHWEHSVALTEEGPIVLTAPDCGKAKLAEYGVTVAPDPLG, from the coding sequence ATGGTGCAGATCAAGACCCCCGAGCAGATCGCGAAGATGCGTGAGGCGGGCCTGGTCGTCGCCGCCGTCCACGCCGCGACGCGCGAGGCCGCGGTGCCCGGCGCCACCACGAAGGACCTGGACGACGTCGCGCGCAAGGTGATCGCCGAGCACGGCGCGAAGTCCAACTTCCTCGGCTACGGCGGCTTCCCCGCCACGATCTGCACCTCGGTCAACGAGGTCGTCGTGCACGGCATCCCCGACGAGAAGACCGTCCTCAAGGACGGCGACATCATCTCCATCGACGCGGGCGCGATCATCGACGGCTGGCACGGCGACGCCGCCTACACCGCGTTCGTGGGCACCGGGCACGCTCCGGAGCTGATCGAGCTCTCCCGGGTGACCGAGGAGTCGATGTGGGCGGGTCTCGCCGCCATGAAGCAGGGCAACCGCCTCGTCGACATCTCCCGCGCCATCGAGACGTACATCCGCCGCCAGCCGAAGCCCGGCGGCGGCAAGTACGGGATCGTCGAGGACTACGGCGGCCACGGCATCGGCACCGAGATGCACATGGACCCGCACCTCCTGAACTACGTGGAGCGCCGCCGCGGCAAGGGCCCCAAGCTGGTCCCCGGCTTCTGCCTCGCCATCGAGCCGATGGTCTCCCTGGGCACGCCCCGCACGGAGGTCCTGGAGGACGACTGGACCGTCATCACCACGGACGGCACCTGGTCCTCGCACTGGGAGCACTCCGTGGCGCTGACCGAGGAGGGGCCGATCGTGCTGACGGCGCCGGACTGCGGCAAGGCGAAGCTCGCGGAGTACGGGGTCACGGTGGCGCCGGATCCGCTGGGCTGA
- the rpsS gene encoding 30S ribosomal protein S19, protein MPRSLKKGPFVDGHLVKKVDAQNEAGSKNVIKTWSRRSMIIPSMLGHTIAVHNGKTHIPVFVTESMVGHKLGEFSPTRTFRGHVKDDRKSKRR, encoded by the coding sequence ATGCCGCGCAGTCTCAAGAAGGGACCCTTCGTTGACGGCCACCTCGTAAAGAAGGTGGACGCTCAGAACGAAGCCGGTTCCAAGAACGTCATCAAGACCTGGTCCCGTCGCTCGATGATCATCCCCAGCATGCTGGGTCACACCATCGCGGTGCACAACGGCAAGACCCACATCCCGGTGTTCGTCACCGAGTCGATGGTCGGCCACAAGCTCGGCGAGTTCTCGCCGACGCGCACCTTCCGGGGTCACGTCAAGGACGACCGGAAGTCGAAGCGCCGCTAA
- the rpsH gene encoding 30S ribosomal protein S8, producing the protein MTMTDPIADMLTRLRNANSAYHDSVAMPHSKIKSHIAEILQQEGFITGWKVEDAEVGKNLVLELKFGPNRERSIAGIKRISKPGLRVYAKSTNLPKVLGGLGVAIISTSHGLLTGQQAGKKGVGGEVLAYVW; encoded by the coding sequence ATGACCATGACTGATCCGATCGCGGACATGCTGACTCGTCTGCGTAACGCGAACTCGGCGTACCACGACTCCGTGGCTATGCCGCACAGCAAGATCAAGTCTCACATCGCGGAGATCCTCCAGCAGGAGGGCTTCATCACGGGCTGGAAGGTCGAGGACGCCGAGGTCGGCAAGAACCTCGTTCTCGAGCTGAAGTTCGGCCCGAACCGTGAGCGCTCCATCGCGGGCATCAAGCGGATCTCCAAGCCCGGTCTCCGGGTTTACGCGAAGTCCACCAACCTGCCGAAGGTCCTCGGCGGCCTCGGCGTGGCGATCATCTCCACGTCGCACGGTCTCCTGACCGGCCAGCAGGCAGGCAAGAAGGGCGTAGGTGGGGAAGTCCTCGCCTACGTCTGGTAG
- the rplP gene encoding 50S ribosomal protein L16, protein MLIPRRVKHRKQHHPKRSGMSKGGTQVAFGEYGIQALTPAYVTNRQIEAARIAMTRHIKRGGKVWINIYPDRPLTKKPAETRMGSGKGSPEWWIANVKPGRVMFELSYPNEKIAREALTRAAHKLPMKCKIVKREAGEA, encoded by the coding sequence ATGCTGATCCCCCGTAGGGTCAAGCACCGCAAGCAGCACCACCCGAAGCGCAGCGGTATGTCCAAGGGTGGCACGCAGGTTGCGTTCGGCGAGTACGGCATCCAGGCGCTGACCCCGGCGTACGTGACGAACCGTCAGATCGAGGCCGCTCGTATCGCCATGACGCGTCACATCAAGCGTGGCGGCAAGGTCTGGATCAACATCTACCCGGACCGCCCCCTCACCAAGAAGCCTGCCGAGACCCGCATGGGTTCCGGTAAGGGTTCGCCTGAGTGGTGGATCGCCAACGTCAAGCCCGGACGCGTGATGTTCGAGCTGTCGTACCCCAACGAGAAGATCGCGCGTGAGGCGCTGACTCGTGCAGCGCACAAGCTGCCGATGAAGTGCAAGATCGTTAAGCGCGAGGCAGGTGAAGCGTGA
- the rplR gene encoding 50S ribosomal protein L18, with protein sequence MAYGVKIAKGDAYKRAAIKRRHIRIRKHISGTAERPRLVVTRSNRHIVAQVIDDIKGHTLASASTLDTTIRGAEGDKSAAAKSVGALVAERAKAAGVETVVFDRGGNQYAGRIAALADAAREAGLKF encoded by the coding sequence ATGGCATACGGTGTCAAGATTGCTAAGGGCGACGCTTACAAGCGTGCTGCCATCAAGCGTCGTCACATCCGCATCCGTAAGCACATCTCGGGTACGGCTGAGCGTCCGCGCCTGGTCGTGACGCGCTCGAACCGCCACATCGTGGCCCAGGTCATCGACGACATCAAGGGTCACACCCTTGCGTCGGCCTCGACCCTGGACACCACGATCCGCGGGGCCGAGGGCGACAAGTCCGCGGCTGCCAAGTCGGTCGGCGCCCTGGTCGCCGAGCGTGCCAAGGCCGCCGGTGTCGAGACTGTCGTGTTCGACCGTGGTGGTAACCAGTACGCCGGGCGCATCGCCGCCCTGGCGGACGCCGCCCGCGAAGCCGGACTCAAGTTCTGA
- the rpmC gene encoding 50S ribosomal protein L29, with protein sequence MSAGTKASELRELGDEELLNKLREAKEELFNLRFQAATGQLENHGRLKAVRKDIARIYTLMRERELGIETVESA encoded by the coding sequence ATGTCGGCGGGAACCAAGGCGTCCGAGCTGCGCGAACTGGGTGACGAGGAGCTTCTCAACAAGCTTCGCGAAGCCAAGGAAGAGCTGTTCAACCTCCGCTTCCAGGCGGCGACCGGTCAGCTCGAGAACCACGGCCGGCTCAAGGCCGTCCGTAAGGACATCGCGCGGATCTACACCCTGATGCGTGAGCGCGAGCTGGGCATCGAGACGGTGGAGAGCGCCTGA
- the rplX gene encoding 50S ribosomal protein L24, translated as MKIKKGDLVQVITGKDKGKQGKVIAAYPRDERVLVEGVNRVKKHTKAGPTASGSQAGGIVTTEAPVHVSNVQLVVEKDGNKVVTRVGYRFDDEGNKIRVAKRTGEDI; from the coding sequence ATGAAGATCAAGAAGGGCGACCTGGTCCAGGTCATCACCGGTAAGGACAAGGGCAAGCAGGGCAAGGTCATTGCCGCTTACCCGCGCGACGAGCGCGTCCTGGTCGAGGGTGTCAACCGGGTCAAGAAGCACACGAAGGCCGGCCCGACCGCCAGCGGCTCGCAGGCCGGCGGCATCGTGACCACCGAGGCCCCCGTCCACGTCTCCAACGTCCAGCTGGTCGTGGAGAAGGACGGCAACAAGGTTGTCACGCGTGTCGGTTACCGCTTCGACGACGAGGGCAACAAGATCCGCGTTGCCAAGCGGACGGGTGAGGACATCTGA
- a CDS encoding adenylate kinase, protein MRIVLVGPPGAGKGTQAAFLAKNLSIPHISTGDLFRANISQGTELGKQAKAYMDAGNLVPDEVTIGMAKDRMAQPDAENGFLLDGFPRNVSQAQALDVALKADDVKLDAVLDLEVPEDEVVKRIAGRRICRKDSSHVFHVTYSKPKTEGVCDVCGGELYQREDDSEDTVRKRLEVYHTQTEPIIDYYRTQGLVVTISALGKVDEVTKRAMDALKGDK, encoded by the coding sequence ATGCGAATCGTCCTCGTCGGGCCGCCCGGTGCGGGCAAGGGAACGCAGGCCGCGTTCCTGGCCAAGAACTTGTCGATCCCGCACATCTCCACCGGTGACCTCTTCCGTGCCAACATCAGCCAGGGCACGGAGCTCGGCAAGCAGGCGAAGGCGTACATGGACGCCGGGAACCTCGTGCCGGACGAGGTGACGATCGGCATGGCGAAGGACCGCATGGCGCAGCCGGACGCCGAGAACGGCTTCCTGCTCGACGGGTTCCCGCGCAACGTGTCGCAGGCGCAGGCGCTCGACGTGGCGCTCAAGGCCGACGACGTGAAGCTCGACGCCGTCCTGGACCTGGAGGTCCCCGAGGACGAGGTCGTCAAGCGGATCGCGGGGCGGCGCATCTGCCGCAAGGACTCCAGCCACGTCTTCCACGTGACGTACTCCAAGCCGAAGACCGAGGGCGTCTGCGACGTCTGCGGCGGCGAGCTGTACCAGCGCGAGGACGACAGCGAGGACACGGTCCGCAAGCGCCTCGAGGTCTACCACACGCAGACCGAGCCGATCATCGACTACTACCGGACCCAGGGTCTGGTCGTGACGATCTCCGCGCTCGGCAAGGTGGACGAGGTCACCAAGCGCGCGATGGACGCCCTCAAGGGCGACAAGTAG
- the rplE gene encoding 50S ribosomal protein L5 has product MTTTTTPRLKTKYREEIAGKLQEEFSYENVMQTPGLVKIVVNMGVGDAARDSKLIDGAIRDLTTITGQKPAVTKARKSIAQFKLREGQPIGCHVTLRGDRMWEFLDRTLSLALPRIRDFRGLSPKQFDGRGNYTFGLTEQVMFHEIDQDKIDRVRGMDITVVTTATNDAEGRALLRHLGFPFKEA; this is encoded by the coding sequence ATGACGACCACCACCACTCCGCGTCTCAAGACGAAGTACCGCGAGGAGATCGCGGGCAAGCTGCAGGAAGAGTTCTCGTACGAGAACGTCATGCAGACCCCCGGCCTGGTCAAGATCGTGGTCAACATGGGTGTCGGCGACGCCGCCCGTGACTCGAAGCTGATCGACGGCGCCATCCGCGACCTCACCACGATCACCGGTCAGAAGCCGGCCGTGACGAAGGCCCGGAAGTCCATCGCGCAGTTCAAGCTGCGCGAGGGCCAGCCGATCGGCTGCCACGTCACGCTCCGTGGCGACCGCATGTGGGAGTTCCTGGACCGCACCCTGTCGCTCGCGCTGCCGCGCATCCGCGACTTCCGTGGTCTGTCCCCCAAGCAGTTCGACGGCCGTGGCAACTACACCTTCGGTCTCACGGAGCAGGTCATGTTCCACGAGATCGACCAGGACAAGATCGACCGCGTCCGGGGTATGGACATCACCGTGGTGACCACGGCGACCAACGACGCTGAGGGCCGTGCGCTCCTTCGTCACCTCGGCTTCCCGTTCAAGGAGGCGTAA
- the secY gene encoding preprotein translocase subunit SecY: MLTAFARAFKTPDLRKKLLFTLGIIVIYRIGTHVPIPGVDYTNVQQCIDQANSNQGLFGLVNMFSGGALLQITIFALGIMPYITASIILQLLTVVIPRLEALKKEGQAGTAKITQYTRYLTIALAILQGTGLVATARTGTLFQGCSVASEIVPDQSIFVTVTMVITMTAGTACVMWLGELITDRGIGNGMSILMFISIAATFPSALWAIKQQGDLAGGWIEFGTVIAVGLVMVGLVVFVEQAQRRIPVQYAKRMIGRRSYGGTSTYIPLKVNQAGIIPVIFASSLLYIPALVAQFAGGQSGWKTWIEANLTKGDHPIYIATYFVLIVFFAFFYVAISFNPEEVADNMKKYGGFIPGIRAGRPTAEYLSYVLNRITWPGSLYLGLIALVPTMALVGFGANQNFPFGGTSILIIVGVGLETVKQIESQLQQRNYEGFLR; this comes from the coding sequence GTGCTCACCGCGTTCGCCCGGGCGTTCAAGACGCCCGACCTGCGCAAGAAGCTGCTCTTCACGCTCGGGATCATCGTGATCTACCGGATCGGTACGCACGTGCCGATTCCGGGAGTTGACTACACCAACGTCCAGCAGTGCATCGACCAGGCCAACTCGAACCAGGGCCTGTTCGGTCTCGTCAACATGTTCAGTGGTGGCGCGCTGCTGCAGATCACGATCTTCGCCCTCGGCATCATGCCGTACATCACGGCGAGCATCATTCTGCAGCTGCTGACCGTGGTGATCCCCCGGCTCGAGGCCCTCAAGAAGGAGGGCCAGGCCGGCACGGCGAAGATCACGCAGTACACGCGCTACCTGACCATCGCGCTCGCGATCCTTCAGGGCACGGGCCTGGTCGCCACCGCCCGCACCGGCACCCTGTTCCAGGGCTGCTCGGTCGCCAGCGAGATCGTTCCTGACCAGTCGATCTTCGTCACCGTCACGATGGTCATCACCATGACCGCCGGTACGGCGTGCGTCATGTGGCTCGGTGAGCTCATCACCGACCGCGGCATCGGCAACGGCATGTCCATCCTGATGTTCATCTCGATCGCCGCCACCTTCCCGAGCGCCCTGTGGGCCATCAAGCAGCAGGGTGACCTCGCGGGCGGCTGGATCGAGTTCGGCACCGTCATCGCGGTCGGTCTCGTCATGGTCGGTCTGGTGGTCTTCGTCGAGCAGGCGCAGCGCCGCATTCCCGTCCAGTACGCGAAGCGAATGATCGGCCGCCGGTCCTACGGCGGAACGTCGACGTACATTCCGCTGAAGGTCAATCAGGCGGGCATCATCCCTGTGATCTTCGCCTCCTCGCTGCTCTACATTCCTGCGCTCGTCGCCCAGTTCGCGGGTGGCCAGTCGGGATGGAAGACGTGGATCGAGGCGAACCTGACCAAGGGTGACCACCCGATTTACATCGCCACGTACTTCGTTCTGATCGTCTTCTTCGCCTTCTTCTACGTCGCGATCTCCTTCAACCCCGAGGAAGTCGCCGACAACATGAAGAAGTATGGTGGCTTCATCCCGGGCATCCGGGCTGGCCGTCCGACCGCTGAGTATCTGAGCTACGTACTCAACCGGATCACATGGCCGGGTTCGCTGTATCTGGGTCTGATCGCTCTTGTGCCGACGATGGCGTTGGTGGGCTTCGGGGCTAACCAGAACTTCCCGTTCGGCGGGACGAGCATCCTCATCATCGTGGGTGTGGGTCTGGAAACCGTGAAGCAGATCGAGAGCCAGCTCCAGCAGCGCAATTACGAAGGGTTCCTCCGCTGA
- the rpsC gene encoding 30S ribosomal protein S3: MGQKVNPHGFRLGVTTDFKSRWYADKLYKDYVKEDVAIRRMMTSGMERAGISKVEIERTRDRVRVDIHTARPGIVIGRRGAEADRIRGDLEKLTGKQVQLNILEVKNPEVDAQLVAQAVAEQLSSRVSFRRAMRKSMQSSMKAGAKGIKIQCGGRLGGAEMSRSEFYREGRVPLHTLRANVDYGFFEAKTTFGRIGVKVWIYKGDVKNIAEVRAENAAARAGNRPARGGGNDRPARGGRGGERGGRGRKPQQQSAPAAEAPKADAPAAAAPAAESTGTEA, from the coding sequence ATGGGCCAGAAGGTAAACCCGCACGGGTTCCGGCTCGGTGTCACGACCGACTTCAAGTCGCGTTGGTACGCCGACAAGCTGTACAAGGACTACGTCAAGGAAGACGTCGCCATCCGTCGGATGATGACGTCCGGCATGGAGCGCGCCGGCATCTCGAAGGTGGAGATCGAGCGCACCCGTGACCGCGTGCGTGTGGACATCCACACCGCTCGTCCCGGCATCGTCATCGGCCGCCGTGGCGCCGAGGCCGACCGCATCCGCGGTGACCTCGAGAAGCTCACGGGCAAGCAGGTCCAGCTGAACATCCTCGAGGTCAAGAACCCCGAGGTCGACGCTCAGCTCGTGGCCCAGGCCGTGGCGGAGCAGCTGTCCTCCCGCGTCTCCTTCCGTCGCGCCATGCGTAAGAGCATGCAGTCGTCGATGAAGGCCGGCGCCAAGGGCATCAAGATCCAGTGCGGTGGCCGTCTCGGCGGCGCCGAGATGTCCCGCTCGGAGTTCTACCGCGAGGGCCGTGTGCCCCTGCACACGCTCCGCGCGAACGTCGACTACGGCTTCTTCGAGGCCAAGACGACCTTCGGCCGCATCGGCGTGAAGGTCTGGATCTACAAGGGCGACGTCAAGAACATCGCCGAGGTTCGCGCCGAGAACGCCGCTGCCCGTGCGGGCAACCGCCCGGCCCGTGGCGGCGGCAACGACCGTCCGGCCCGTGGTGGCCGTGGTGGCGAGCGTGGCGGCCGCGGCCGCAAGCCGCAGCAGCAGTCCGCGCCGGCTGCCGAGGCCCCCAAGGCCGACGCTCCCGCCGCTGCCGCTCCGGCTGCTGAGAGCACCGGAACGGAGGCCTGA
- the rplB gene encoding 50S ribosomal protein L2, whose amino-acid sequence MGIRKYKPTTPGRRGSSVADFVEVTRSTPEKSLVRPLHSKGGRNNAGRITVRHQGGGHKRAFRVIDFRRHDKDGVPAKVAHIEYDPNRTARIALLHYADGEKRYILAPRGTQQGDRIESGPGADIKPGNNMALRNIPVGTTLHAIELRPGGGAKFARSAGASVQLLAKEGAMAHLRMPSGEIRLVDVRCRATIGEVGNAEQSNINWGKAGRMRWKGVRPTVRGVVMNPVDHPHGGGEGKTSGGRHPVSPWGKKEGRTRDRNKASNKYIVRRRKSNKKR is encoded by the coding sequence ATGGGAATCCGCAAGTACAAGCCGACTACGCCGGGCCGTCGTGGCTCCAGCGTCGCCGACTTCGTCGAGGTAACGCGGTCCACGCCGGAGAAGTCGCTGGTCCGCCCGCTGCACAGCAAGGGCGGCCGTAACAACGCCGGTCGGATCACCGTTCGCCACCAGGGTGGCGGACACAAGCGCGCCTTCCGCGTGATCGACTTCCGTCGTCACGACAAGGACGGCGTGCCGGCGAAGGTCGCGCACATCGAGTACGACCCCAACCGCACCGCGCGCATCGCGCTGCTGCACTACGCGGACGGCGAGAAGCGCTACATCCTCGCCCCGCGCGGCACGCAGCAGGGTGACCGGATTGAGAGCGGCCCCGGTGCCGACATCAAGCCCGGCAACAACATGGCGCTGCGCAACATCCCGGTGGGTACGACGCTCCACGCCATCGAGCTGCGGCCCGGCGGCGGCGCGAAGTTCGCCCGTTCCGCGGGTGCCTCCGTGCAGCTGCTCGCGAAGGAAGGCGCCATGGCGCACCTTCGCATGCCGTCCGGCGAGATCCGTCTTGTCGACGTGCGCTGCCGCGCCACCATCGGCGAGGTCGGCAATGCCGAGCAGTCGAACATCAACTGGGGCAAGGCCGGCCGCATGCGCTGGAAGGGCGTCCGCCCGACCGTGCGTGGTGTCGTGATGAACCCGGTCGACCACCCGCACGGTGGTGGTGAAGGCAAGACCTCCGGTGGTCGCCACCCGGTCTCGCCGTGGGGCAAGAAGGAGGGTCGTACTCGTGATCGCAACAAGGCGAGCAACAAGTACATCGTCCGCCGCCGCAAGTCGAACAAGAAGCGCTAG
- the rplO gene encoding 50S ribosomal protein L15, whose product MAEQNPLKVHNLRPAPGAKTAKTRVGRGEASKGKTAGRGTKGTKARYQVPERFEGGQMPLHMRLPKLKGFKNPFKTEFQVVNLDKLSALFPEGGEVTVEALVAKGAVRKNSLVKVLGQGEVTVALQVTVDAVSGSAKEKITAAGGTVTELV is encoded by the coding sequence ATGGCGGAGCAGAACCCGCTGAAGGTCCACAACCTCCGGCCCGCCCCGGGCGCCAAGACCGCCAAGACCCGTGTGGGTCGTGGTGAGGCGTCCAAGGGTAAGACCGCTGGTCGTGGTACCAAGGGCACCAAGGCCCGTTACCAGGTTCCGGAGCGCTTCGAGGGTGGCCAGATGCCCCTCCACATGCGTCTCCCGAAGCTCAAGGGCTTCAAGAACCCGTTCAAGACCGAGTTCCAGGTCGTGAACCTCGACAAGCTGAGCGCGCTGTTCCCCGAGGGGGGCGAGGTCACCGTCGAGGCCCTCGTGGCCAAGGGTGCGGTTCGCAAGAACAGCCTCGTCAAGGTCCTCGGCCAGGGTGAGGTCACCGTGGCGCTGCAGGTGACGGTTGACGCCGTCTCCGGCTCCGCCAAGGAGAAGATCACCGCCGCCGGCGGTACCGTCACCGAGCTCGTCTGA
- the rpmD gene encoding 50S ribosomal protein L30 — MARLKVTQTKSYIGSKQNHRDTLRSLGLKGINTQVVKEDRPEFRGMVHTVRHLVTVEEVD, encoded by the coding sequence ATGGCTCGCCTCAAGGTCACGCAGACGAAGTCGTACATCGGCAGCAAGCAGAACCACCGCGACACCCTGCGCTCCCTTGGTCTCAAGGGCATCAACACGCAGGTCGTCAAGGAGGACCGCCCCGAGTTCCGCGGAATGGTGCACACCGTCCGCCACCTCGTGACGGTTGAGGAGGTCGACTGA